The following nucleotide sequence is from Candidatus Woesearchaeota archaeon.
ATGGAAAGAAATCACTGGAACAAGAGATATTATGATTCATGCTTATTTCACTGTTGATCTCAATTTGGTGTGGAAAATTGTTGAAATACATCTCCCTGTATTAAAACAAGCAATACAAAACATATTAAAAGACCAAGATAAATAACTAAAGCCATGACAACCTTCCTTGACAATAAAAAAACTGAACAATTAAAAAAAGAGATTGATAAGTTTGAGCATGAACGAGAAACTATTATTAGACAATCACGTGATATTCTCAAAGCTTCAAAACATGCTATTTACAGCATCCAGAGAGATGATATGAAAACAGCTGAGCAGTTGTTAAAGGAAGCTGAAAAACATATTGGTAGTTTACGAAAAGGTTCTGATTATACTGATGCTATTGGAGCATTTAACGCAGCCTTGGAAGAATATGTTGAAGCGCAATGTTTTATGGCATTTGTCAAAAGCAAAAATATTCCAACCTATAAAGAATTGAAAGTTGGATTTGAACAATATTTATTAGGATTATGTGATTTTACCGGCGAATTAGGACGAAGAGCTGTGCTGCAGGCAACAGTTAAAAACAAAAAAGAAGTCCAACGGATACGAGATATTATTGATGAAGTATATGGTTTTTTTAGCCAATTAAATCTGGGCAATTCTGAATTAAGAAAGAAGTCTGATTCGATCAAATGGAATTTGAAGAAGGTTGAAGATTTATTGTATGATGTGAATAAATAGAAAAGAAAATAAAGATTATTTTGAACAAAACACTCCTGTTATAATTCTATCACTACGAACGTCACCTTTTTGAGGTTCAACTGTATACGAGTTAGTATCACTTCCGCAGCTTCCTTTTACACCACCATAACTACAGGGAACAATACCCTCTGAATGGATATCAAGTTGAATACCACTACAACTCTGATCTGTGCTTTGAAAACGATAATCTGTTTCAAAAGTATGACCTGCTATACATGTTGTAAAACCCATCTCTTTACAAATAACTCCACCCGTAGAACCATCAGATTGAAAATCACCATTCCCATAGAATGCTTTGATTTCATTAAAACCTATATATTTAGTACCTGTTTTAGACATAAATGCATTTTGTAAACTTTCAAAATCATCTTCAAACTCATCAACATCATCTTTAAGATCGTCAATAACATCTTTTAATTGATTCAAATCAGATTTAGCAGTATATCCACAGTCTTTCGTTGCTCTACATATATTATCTAAATTAACATCGCCCAATACAGGTTTCATACCTTTCACAGCTTGCCCAGTAACAACATTAGATGAGATGCCATTAGCATCCATCACCACATACCCAACAGCAAGAACAGCTAAAACAAGAAATACTATTGCCTCTTTTGATAATCCATTACTCATAATAACACCTCTTTTAGATGATACTCTCAATTTAGTTATTTTGTAATATATATATATATTACAAAATATAGTTTGAAAACAATATTACTTTTCCTGCTTGAAAGAGAAAACTTTATAAATCTATGTTAGTTACAATTAACATAAAATAGAATTTAGGTTAGTTACAAATGCCACAAATTAAAGAAATCCTGATTGAAGCAAACAAATGGTGGAAAGAACCATTACAAACAGAGTATAAAGAAAGAGAAATCTATGAAAAGATTAAGAAGTATGTTCCATTAAAGCAGATAATTGCTTTTACTGGTTTACGAAGAGTAGGAAAAACAACATTGATGCTTAAAATAGTGGAAGATGCAATAAAGGAAGGAATCAACCCTTATAACATAGTTTATTTTTCATGCGATGAATATCATGACATCGAACTAAGAACTGTTTTAAAAGAATATGAAGGTTTAAAAAATAAGTTGTTAGGAAATGAAAAATATATTTTTCTATTTGATGAAATACAGAAAGTAAAGAGTTGGGAAGAGCAGATAAAAAGAATCTACGATCTTCACAGCAAGAACATTAAAATTATTGTCTCGGGTTCAGAATCACTGTTTATTAGGAGAAAATCAAAAGAGTCTCTTGCTGGCAGGATATTTGAATTTAAAATCGAGTCATTAACTTTTAAAGAATTTTTATATTTTAAGGAAATTAAAATTGATAATGATAAACTACATGAAAAAGAGCTTGAGATGTTATTTAATGAATTTATAATAACACAGGGATTTCCAGAAATGATTGGCATACAGGACAAAGAAGTAATTAACAAATATCTGAGAGAAAACATTATTGATAAAACGATATATAATGATATTCCATTATTGTTTAGCATTAAAGATATTACCTTAGTGAAATCAATAGTTAATATCATTATGGAAAATCCTGGTCAAATAATTGAACTTAATGATTTAGCAAAGGAATTAAGCATTGCTAGACAGACCATTTCCCTTTATTTATCATATTTAGAGGACTCATTTCTCATAAGAAAACTCTATAATTACTCAAGAAACAGAAGAAAAATAGAAAGAAAATTAAAAAAATATTATCCTGCAATTCTTGATAGCAGCTTGTTGTTTAGAGAAGATGAATATTCTCAATCAAAAGTATTTGAAACAATAATAATAAATCAGTTAAATGCAGAGTTTTTTTGGAGAGATCCTTATAAGAATGAAGTTGATGCTGTTATTAATGTAAACAAACCTTTGCCGATTGAAATAAAGTATGGTAAAGTTGAAACTCATGGATTGTTAAAATTTATGGAAGAATTTAAATCTAAAGAAGGATATATCATTTCAAGAAATAAACAAGATAAAATACAACATGAGGGAAAAACAATAGTAATTATTCCAGCGTTCTTGTTTTTCAGGAGAAAAATCGAAGATCTGTCGTATGAGGTGAATAAATAGAAGTATAAAGGGAAACATTTATATATTTCTTTCCCTCTACATAGGGAATGGATACGAAAGCAATAGAAGAATACCTTATTGATGTTCAAAAAAGAGAATTTCCTTCAGTAATAAAAAGGGATTTGAAGCTTGCAGCAAGTAAAAAGATACAATCTATTATAGGTCCTAGAAGAGCAGGTAAAACATACTATCTGTTTCAAATCATGCAGGAATTGATACAGCAAGGAGTGCCTAAATCTCAAATAATTCACCTTAATTTTGAAGATCCTCGATTAATAGGCGTCAATTTTACTGAAATAAAGAGTATCGTTAATTTGCACTGGCAGTTATATCCTGATGGAGCAAATGCAAAACAGATGTTCATTTTTATAGATGAACCTCAAAATATTCTCAAATGGGAAACTGCTGTTCGCGCTTTGCATGATGAAGGATTTTATATTTATTTAACAGGATCAAGTTCAAAATTATTAAGTAAAGAGATTGCAACATCTTTGAGAGGAAGAACGCTTGCATATACACTCTTGCCTTTTTCGTTTAAAGAATTTTTATCATCGCAAAATAATAAAATAGACGCCGGAAGAATGAGTTCAAAAGAAAAATCATTATTACTGCATGATCTTAACAAATATTTGTCTTTTGGAGGTTTTCCTGAAGTATGCTTGGAAAAAAATGAAGACACAAAAATTAAAATCCTTAACGAATATTTTCAATCAATTGTATATAAAGATCTTGTTGAGAGATATGGCATAAAAAATATTCAACTGGTAAAATGGCTGATAAAATCGTTAGGCAGTTCCTTTTCAAAGGAGTTTAGTGTTAATAAAGTTTTTTTAACACTAAAAACTCAAGGAGTTCAGGTCAGCAAGAATACTTTGTATAATTATCTTTCAATGCTGGAAGATTCAGTATTTGTTTTTTTCTTAGAGAAATTCTCCTATTCTTATAGAAAAAAAGAATTCAGCATTAACAAAGTTTACCTTAATGATACTGGCTATGCAAAACTTATAGAAAGCAGTGATAATAAAGGAAGTAAAATGGAAAATGCAGTTTATTTAGAGTTAGAAAGAAGAAAGAAAGCTTTAACAACGTTGTCATACTGGAAAAATCAGCAGCAGGAAGAAGTTGATTTTGTCGTTAAAAATAGCAGCAAGATTGAGCAGTTAGTACAGGTATGTCATGATCTTACTGATATCTCAGTAAAAAAAAGAGAACTATCTGCGTTAATCAAAGCAAGTAAAGAATTACGAGCCAATCAATTGTTAATTATAACCTATGACTATGAAGGAAAAGAAAAACTTAAAGGAAAAACAATTTATTATATTCCATTATGGAAATGGCTTCTTACGAATAAATAAAGAATAGAATAAGGCAAGTTATAGACATTAGTAACTTTAGTTTATTGTTAGACTAATTGTTTTATTGCCTAGTAAGCATAAAAATTTATAAAAACTTAAAATAGTAATTCAATTATGAAAACCACTGATCATAAAAAAGCATTCTATCAAAGAGAAAAAAATACATTATACATAATCATTTTTGGCATTATTTTATTCAGCATGAGTTTTTTCATTGATAAAACAGTAATCGCATATGCAAAAACAATGCAGACGCCATATGGTGATTATTTTTTATCAGGAGCCAGCAACACATGGTTATTAGTGATGTTATTAGGAGTTCTCATAATGCTACTATTATATCTTAAACAAAAGCAGCATAATACGAGAGAATTTTTGCTGATAATGGGATTAACATTGGCAATAACAGGCATCATTAAAATAACAGTCATGCGTGAACGACCATTAGAAACAATATTTGAAGCTGGATTTTTTGATTATTCTTTTCCATCACAACACACTGCTTTTGCTGTTGCAACATTAGTCTTTGTTTGGAAAAAATTATCTTCAATCAAATATATCAAGTATGTTTATACAGGATTAGCCATACTTGTTGGACTAAGCAGAATTTATTTGCAAGCGCATTACTTAAGCGATGTAATAGCAGGAGCATTAATAGGATATATTGTTAGCTGGTGTGTTCTGGGATTACAATATAAGATCAAAGAAAAATCAGCAACATTTATAAAAACCTTATAGTAACTCCTTACCTATGCTGCGAACTCATACCTGTGGAGAATTAAGATTAGCAAATAAAGGATTAAAAGTAACCTTAGCTGGATGGAATAGTGTCCGAAGGGACCATGGAGGAGTTATCTTCATAGATTTGAGAGACAAATACGGTTTAACGCAAGTAGTTTTTGACCCTCGTCATAATAAAAAAGCTCATAGCATTGCAGAACGATTAAGCAGAGAAGACGTTATTCAGGTAAAAGGCAGTGTTCGACATCGAGGCAAAGATTTAGAAAATCCAAATCTTGAAACTGGTCAGATAGAAATTATAGTTGACGAAATTACTATTTTAAACAAATCTGCTACGCCACCCATAGAAATTGACGACAAAAAACCTGCTCATGAAGATATGCGCTTAAAATATCGTTATCTTGATCTACGAAGACCTGAAATGCAGAAAAATCTGAGATTACGGCACAAAGCTAGCTTTGCAGCAAGAGAATATCTTGATCAGCATGGTTTTACCGAAGTTGAAACACCTGTTTTAATGAAATCAACACCTGAAGGCGCGCGGGATTACATTGTTCCTTCACGAGTTAACCCTGGAAAATTCTACGCATTACCGCAATCTCCGCAATTATATAAACAAATTCTCATGGTAAGTGGCGTTGACAAGTATTTTCAATTTCCAAGATGTTTGCGTGATGAAGATTTGCGCGCAGATCGACAGCCTGAGCACACGCAGATTGATATTGAAATGAGTTTTGTTGAGAGAGATGATGTATTAAACATGATTGAAGAATTAATGTGCCACCTGTTCAAAAAAGTACTAAATGTTGATCTTAAAAAACCGTTTCCAAGAATAAGCCATAAAGACTCCATGGAAAAATATGGGTGTGATAAACCTGATTTAAGATTTGACTTAGAATTAACAACCTTGACTGAAGAGATGAAAAAATCAGAGTTTGGCGTCTTCAAAAGTATTGTAGAAAAAGGCGGCATTGTCAAAGCAATCAATGCTCCTGGATGCGGAGAAAAGTTCTCAAGAAATGAAATTGACAGTTATATTGCTTATGCGCAGTCAGTTGGTGCAAAAGGATTAGCTTGGATGAAAATGACTGACAAAGGTTTGGAAAGCAATATTGTCAAGTTCTTTTCTGAGCAAGTTCAGAAAGAGATTATCAAAAAAACAAAAGTAAAAAAAGGAGACCTTTTATTTTTTGCAGCTGACACGTACAAAAACGCTCATGAAATTATGAATAAAATCAGAAATAAATTAGCGCAAGATCTTAAATTAATAAAAGATAATGATTGGAGCTTCTGTTTTATTATTGACTTTCCATTGTTTGCATGGAATGAAGAAGAACAGCATTGGGAGCCAGAGCATCACATGTTTTGTATGCCAAAAAAAGAAGATTTGCAATATCTTGAATCAGATCCTGGCAAAGTATATTGCACACAATATGATTTAGTATTAAATGGCTGGGAATTAGGTTCAGGAAGTATTCGTATTAATGATCCAGAAATCCAAAAGAAAGTTATGAAAGTAATTGGCATGTCTGATGAAGAAGCTAACATGAAATTTGGATTTCTATTGGAAGCATTCAAATACGGCGCGCCTCCTCATGGCGGTGTTGGTTTAGGCTTTGACAGAATTGTTGCTTTAATGGCAGGTTATCATGATATTCGAGAAGTAATAGCATTCCCAAAAAACAAAGCAGCGCAATGCCCTATGGATAACAGTCCTTCTGAAGTAAGTGATAAACAAATGAAGGAGTTGCATATCAAAATAGATATGGTTAAGAAGAAATAGATGATTTTTATGGCTAAAAAAGTACCACATAATATCAAACGATTATATCGCAGTAAAAGAGATAAAGTTCTTGGTGGTGTTTGTGCTGGAATAGGAGATTATTTTGAAATAGACCCTGTTGTAGTAAGGTTAGTCTGGATAATCTTCACCTTTATTTCCATGGGATTTGGGATTATTGCTTATATTATAGCATGGATTATTGTACCTGAAGAACCGTAATTAATAGATAATTGAGAAAAAGATTATTTATTGTCTTCCTTTTTGTCTGCTTCTCCTGAGGTTACTTCGTTCAGACACTTGCATGACCTACCAGTTGGTACCAGTGTAAAACATCTACAGGTTTTTTCACCTTCTTTATTGTATCCCCCTCTTTCTTTCTCATCATCTGTCGGATAAAAAACCCCACAAGCAGTAAGGATTACCATAGACAAAAGAAGTGTGAGCATAAGAGCAATTCGAATGTTCATGTGATAGGGTTAATATAAACACTATTTAAAACTTTTCATCAACTGTACGTATTAAGTCTGTGGTTTAGCGCCTACTTTTGTGAAGCTCTTCTTAAATTTGTTTTTGGGGATTTTTCGAAGTGCCAGAGAGAAAAATCCAATGTTAAATTACTTTTGAAGCTGAACTGGTGCTAAACCTGAAAAAGACTTAATACGTACGTAAACTTTCAATTGATTTGAAGTTACATATAAGTTACATATAAAAGAAGGATAAAATCATGAGCTATTGTTTACATCAAACTCCAACAGCAACGGCAGATGATCCGAATATTTAACCGGCAATACTTCAAACTTCTTTACTGTAATGCCCTGAGAAACAAGAATATAATCGAGGCATTTCCTTGGTTTAAAAGCAGGAAAGGTGTTATTATTTAATTGATCAACAAATATAAGATGATTTTCTGATGCTAACAGCAATAAATCTCCTTGATGTTTAGCATTAAAATCTCCCATAACAATAACATTTCCCTGCACTTTTTTGATAAGTTCAGATAATTCTTTAATCTGTATTTTTCTATTTTTTCTGATCAAAGATAAATGAACAAGAAAGACATGAAAGTTATCAAAAGTAACATGAATAACTAATCGTTTTCTTCCCACCGATAATTCATAGTAATGCAATGAACAAAATGGCTGTTTTGACAAAAGAGCATTGCCAGACTGAGCAAAAATAGGTAATTTGCTCCATACTGATCCTTTTCTATACTTGCAGCGAGAAGCTACATTATAACATCCTGTTTTGGAAGCGATATAATTAATCTGATCAACAAAACGAGTTTTGACTGATCCATGATCAACTTCAGTTAAACCAATAATATCTGGTTTATACGATGCAAGAAATGTGCTGATTTTTTCCAATGTTTTTTTACTGGAAAGAAAAACTCGATAAAACCCCAGAGAACTCTGCCCGCGATATTTGCCAAGACCAGAGCAATAAAAGGTGTTATACAAAATAAGTTTCATAGCTGATATAAAGATAATAAAGCTTTTAAATCTTCACTTTAATCTAGGTGTTATGACTGATTTTTTATCGGTGCAAGAAGCAATGAACAAGGGTTCTGGAAAAGTAGCTGTTCGTGGATGGGTATACCGTGAACGTGGTTCAAGCAAAGTTAAATTCATCATTTTAAGAGATTCCACCAATACCATTCAATGTGTTATTAAACGCGATACCATTGGTGAAGATAAATATGCAATAGCTGATAAGATACAGTTAGAAACTTCTATAATTATTAAAGGCAGTATCAAGGAAGACCCGCGCGCTCCTACAGGTTATGAAATAGCTGTTGAAGACTTTGAGGTCATTGGCAATTCCAGTGAATTCCCTATGAATAAAGATCAAAACCCAGAATTCTTATTAGATAACCGGCATCTTTGGTTAAGATCACAGCATCTAACAGCAGTGATGAAAATACGTTCTACAATTATTGGTGCAATCCATGAATTTTTTCGAAGTAAAGGGTTCCATGAATTCAATGCGCCTATTCTTCAGCCAAATCAATGTGAAGGCGGTTCTACATTATTTGAAGTTAAATATTATAATGATAAAACATATTTAAGCCAATCATGGCAATTATATGCTGAAGCTGGCATTTTTGCGTTGGATAAAATATACAACGTCAGCCCTACATTCAGAGCAGAACGTTCAAAAACTTCTAGGCATTTGTCTGAATTTTGGATGGCAGAAATGGAAGCAGCATGGTTTAATCTCCAGGATATTTCAGAAACTGCAAAAGAAGAATTAAAATTTATTATAAAAAAAGTTCTTGAAACTAACCTTCGAGAATTAAAAATTCTCGAAAGGGACATTTCAAAATTAAAAGTATGCTTAGAAAAACCATTCCCCACCATAACTTATACTGAAGCTTTGAAACTATTAAAAGAAAAATGCAAGATGGATGTAGAATGGGGCAAAGATTTACGTACTATTGAAGAAGAAGAACTGATGACCTTATTCGATGTTCCTGTAGTTGTAACAAATTACCCTAAAGAAATCATGGCATTCTACAAGCCTGCTGATCCAAAAGATCCGAAAACAGCGCTGTGTTTTGATATGTTAGCACCAGAGAAATATGGAGAGATAGTTGGTGGAAGTCAGCGTGAAACAGATAGTAAAGAAATTGAAAAATATCTTGCAAGAGATGGCGAAAATCCAGAAAACTATGCATGGTATTTAGATTTGCGAAAATACGGGAGTGTTCCGCATGGAGGTTATGGATTAGGCGTTGAAAGAGTAGTTGCCTGGATCTGCAAACTCGACAATATTAAAGATGCCATTCCCTTTCCAAGAACAATGTTGAGATGGAAGCCATAGAGAACTTTGCAAAATTATGGTTACTGCCTATTTTGTGAGCATTTTCGAAATACTTATCGGGCAATTTTCGAGGTTCCAGAAAGAAAATTGCTTTGTCAAACATATATCTCAATGCGAACTGGCAGTAACCCGAGCTTTGCGAGTATTTTGCAAAGTTCTCCTTAGTTTAGAATAATAAATTCTTTTGATAAATACCCATAATCAAGTTGAAGAAACAGAAAATAGAATAAAACTTTATAAAGATAATTGACATTCTGTATCCACAGTAATTAAAAATAAGATAATTGGAAGTGATAGATATGGATAATAGGGACAGAGTAAATGTAGTTATTTATGAACCTGATAGTAGAAGAGCTTCTGAAAAAGTAAGAGATTTACAAGCTGGACTTGGAGGAGCATTACCAGAGGGTTATGAAGTAATTGACACTGGATCAAAATATCGTACTTCTCAAAAATCAGGACCAGTTGATCTCTTAAAAGCTGGAAAAATTGATTTAGTCTTACTTGATCCACAAACATCTGGAGCAGAAACTATGTTAGACGATTTAGTTTTAGAAGCTGCAACATCTGGTTTAAAAATGCCAAAAATTGTTATTCTTACAAATCACCCAAATGGAGAACTTACTAACTATGATGCAAGAATGAGAGAATTTTTATATGATAAAACACCAGGAATTGCATCCGTTACCCTTACACGAAGAGATGGTTATTTAGATGCAAGGGATTTACCAAGAATAAAAGCTGCAGTAAGTACCGTTTATAACGGACATTAGATTTTCTGGTTATATTTTTTAATTTTAACTCATTATCCATCCAACTTCTTCTTGATCGAGATCAAACTCTTTAGTAAATGCATCGCAGTAAGATTTGCTTTTCTTCATCATAACCTGCACATACAGCAAAGTGTCCTGAATTACTCTTCGTGAGCTGGAATGTGTTTTTGCAGCAATTTTAGCTGCTATTGCTTTTCGTTTTGCATATTTCATATTTACCTGCCATAGTTTTAATATCCTTTTTGTAGGACCATACTGAACAAATCCTTTATATTTTTCTGATTTGCTTAAAGCTATTCCTGAAGATAATAATACCAAAATATAAACGGTAAATCGCCAATACTGCCATCGCCTTATTCTACCGCGGTAAACATCAGCCCTGCTGAGATAATGATAGGCGCGTGCTAAGTCTTCCGGGTGAACATATTCTTTTGGCAGATTTTCATCCAGCCAAAGGAATATCTCATCTACATCTTCAGCAACATTCTCAAAGGCAGTTTTACTGGTCTCTAAATCAGTTGTTTTAAACACTTTCATAAGAGCATTAAACATAGTCTCTGTTTTATTCCGATCTGAAATTAAATCAAGATCTTCTTTCCGCAGCATTTTTGTAGCATGAGTAAGCATTTGAAGATCATTAATGCCTGCACGCAAATCACCATCTGCTTTTCTGGCAAGCGATTTAAGGAGCATTTCATCAAACTGCACCTTTTCTTTTTCGCAGATTGCTTTCAAACAATTAAAAATAGAAGTATATGCTAAGGTTTGATATTCGATAAGTTCGCATTCTTTTCGCAGTTGGTTAAGTTTCTGGTCATAAGGATCAGTAGCTGTGCAGATAACAGGAAATTTACTTTCTTTAATCACGCTAATCAACGCTGCTATTCCACCTCTATCTTTAGTACCTGATAATCCATCTATTTCATCAACAAGAATAACTTTACTGACTGAAAAAAGAGATCGTTGTTTGGTTGCTCCGCCAATAAGATGTTCAATAGCTTCTTTATTTCTAAAATCAGAAGCATTAATCTCTAAGATTTCATAATTAAGATCATGAGCTAATGCATACACAGAACAGGTTTTTCCTGAACCACTGCCGCCGTAGATAATGACAGCTTTCTTTTTCTGAGTATTATAATTAACAACAAAATCTTTTAATTTCTGCAATGAACTTTGCCGTGCAATAACTTCTCCTGTTGTTTTCGGCTGATATTTTCTAATCCAGGTATCTGCCATAGAAAAGGTTAATTAAGAGTGCTTTATTAATATTTAGTTAATGATATAGTTCAACATTTCTATGCCGATCATCCAATCCATCATGAATCCTTTGCATAATAAGTTTTGTTGCGCCTTCAAATTGGGTGCGATGAGCTTCTGTTGAAACACGAGATAATAGTGGTAATGAATCAGAAACAGCATAAGGTTGCAATGCTCCGTCAACAGTTAAAGGATCACCAATAACATAAGTAATTCTTCCTTTTTTAGCAAAAGGATTTTTTCCAGGATAAATTTCAGGCCCACCACTACAAGATACAGGTACAACTGGTACTTCCGTACGTAAAGCTACTTGAGCAAGACCAATACGTGCTTCATCTAAGCGAATATTTCGTGTACCTTCTGGAAAAATAAGCAAAGACAAGCCATATTCTTGGAGAGCTTGGAAGGTTAACCTACCAACTTGCTGCATAAGCTGATCATGATAAAATCTAATCTCATCCATGCGAACCAACATGTATGCTAGTTCTGGTCGAGAACTTTTCCTTAATGCATCATCACTAGTAGTTTTACATTCAAAAACATCTTTAAGGAGGCGATATTCTGTATCTGTTAACACTTTGTGATCATTGGTAGAACTAGAAAAACAGCGTGCATACATTTGATGCAATAGATAATTTGTTGGTAGCACAGGAATCATACCCATTGCATCAAAAAATTTTCTTCCAATCCAATGACGATAATTCTTTCCTTTAATCCAAACCGTAGCATTTTTTCCTGAACGCAATAATTTATAGGTAAATGGTAAATAATTGAAACTATCAGTATGATTCATCGCAAAAATATATTGTTGATCATCAATTAATTTATCTAAGCCTATAATTTGAATATCAAGACCTGGCAAAAGCCAAAAATTAAGTCCAAGAGTTGGATAAGTAACCAAACGCTGGCGTTTTGATTTAGGAGAAACATCAACTGAGGTAAGATGATCCCAACTTAAAGGTCCATTTCTTGGTAAACGAAAATCCTTTTCAACAGCAAGAATCCTTTTAACAAGATCATCGGTCTCTGCCATACCATCCCCACTATAAAGAAATGCTGGTTATTTTATATAGTTAACTAATAGTTATCTTAGAAATTAATTCAACGAGGCTTTCATGGTCAGGATTAGAAAGTTTCA
It contains:
- a CDS encoding 1-acyl-sn-glycerol-3-phosphate acyltransferase, which codes for MAETDDLVKRILAVEKDFRLPRNGPLSWDHLTSVDVSPKSKRQRLVTYPTLGLNFWLLPGLDIQIIGLDKLIDDQQYIFAMNHTDSFNYLPFTYKLLRSGKNATVWIKGKNYRHWIGRKFFDAMGMIPVLPTNYLLHQMYARCFSSSTNDHKVLTDTEYRLLKDVFECKTTSDDALRKSSRPELAYMLVRMDEIRFYHDQLMQQVGRLTFQALQEYGLSLLIFPEGTRNIRLDEARIGLAQVALRTEVPVVPVSCSGGPEIYPGKNPFAKKGRITYVIGDPLTVDGALQPYAVSDSLPLLSRVSTEAHRTQFEGATKLIMQRIHDGLDDRHRNVELYH